A single genomic interval of Calypte anna isolate BGI_N300 chromosome 3, bCalAnn1_v1.p, whole genome shotgun sequence harbors:
- the CDC5L gene encoding cell division cycle 5-like protein, whose amino-acid sequence MPRIMIKGGVWRNTEDEILKAAVMKYGKNQWSRIASLLHRKSAKQCKARWYEWLDPSIKKTEWSREEEEKLLHLAKLMPTQWRTIAPIIGRTAAQCLEHYEFLLDKAAQRDNEEETADDPRKLKPGEIDPNPETKPARPDPIDMDEDELEMLSEARARLANTQGKKAKRKAREKQLEEARRLAALQKRRELRAAGIEIQKKRKKKRGVDYNAEIPFEKKPAPGFYDTSEENYQSLDADFRKLRQQDLDGELRSEREGRERKKDKQHMKRKKESDLPSAIIQTSGVSEFTKKRSKLVLPAPQISDTELEEVVKVGQASEIARQTAEESGITNSASSTLLSEYSVTNNSIALRTPKTPAAQDRILQEAQNLMALTNVDTPLKGGLNTPLHESDFSGVTPQKQVVQTPNTVLSTPFRTPSHGQEGLTPRGGLTPKPVVGTTPGRTPLRDKLNINPEEGMADYSDPSYAKQMERESREHLRLGLMALPAPKNDFEIVLPENAEKELEEHEVDETFVEDAADIDARKQALREAERAKELKRMHKAVQKNLPRPSEVNETILRPLNVEPPLTDLQKSEELIKKEMITMLHFDLLHHPFGEQPIGKKGKGPGFGSNNAEHMAYLEQNPYEKFSKEDLKKAQELLAQEMEVVKQGMGHGELSSEAYNQVWEECYSQVLYLPGQNRYTRANLASKKDRIESLEKRLEINRGHMTTEAKRAAKMEKKLKILLGGYQSRAMGLIKQLNDLWDQIEQAHLELRTFEELKKHEDAAIPRRLECLKEDVQRQQEREKELQQRFSDFMLDKETFQAKY is encoded by the exons ATGCCGCGGATTATGATTAAAGGCGGTGTGTGGCGCAACACCGAG gatgaaATCCTGAAAGCAGCTGTGATGAAATATGGCAAAAACCAGTGGTCTCGTATTGCCTCTTTATTGCATAGAAAATCAGCAAAGCAGTGCAAAGCCAGATG gtATGAATGGCTGGATCCAAGCATCAAGAAGACAGAGTGGTCAcgggaagaagaggagaaactgTTGCACCTGGCCAAGCTCATGCCAACCCAGTGGAGAACCATTGCTCCCATTATTGGGAGAACTGCTGCACAGTGTTTGGAGCACTATGAGTTTCTGCT ggACAAAGCTGCTCAGAGGGACAATGAGGAAGAAACTGCTGATGATCCTCGGAAACTTAAACCTGGAGAAATTGATCCAAATCCAGAAACCAAACCAGCCAGGCCAGATCCTATTGACATGGATGAAG ATGAACTTGAAATGCTGTCTGAAGCTAGAGCTCGTCTGGCTAACACACAGGGGAAGAAGGccaaaagaaaagccagagagaagcagctggaagaagCTAG gcGGCTTGCAGCCCTCCAGAAGAGACGAGAACTTCGGGCTGCTGGAATTGAGatccagaaaaagagaaaaaagaagagaggtgTAGACTATAATGCAGAAATTCCATTTGAAAAGAAGCCTGCCCCTGGTTTTTATGATACATCAGAGGAGAACTACCAGTCCCTGGATGCAGATTTCAGGAAGCTACGGCAGCAAGACCTGGATGGAGAATTAAGATC tgaaagggagggaagagagcGCAAAAAGGACAAACAACACATGAAACGGAAAAAAGAGTCAGACTTACCTTCAGCTATTATACAGACCAGTGGGGTGTCAGAatttaccaaaaaaagaagtaaactggtgctcccagctcctcag atatCTGATACAGAACTTGAAGAAGTTGTGAAGGTGGGCCAGGCAAGTGAGATTGCACGCCAGACTGCTGAGGAATCTGGAATTACAAACTCAGCTTCCAGCACTCTTCTGTCTGAATATAGTGTGACCAACAACAGCATAGCACTAAGGACTCCCAAAACTCCAGCAGCACAAGACAGAATACTGCAG GAAGCACAGAATTTGATGGCTCTCACTAATGTGGATACCCCCCTGAAAGGAGGTCTCAACACACCCTTGCATGAAAGTGACTTTTCAGGGGTAACACCACAGAAGCAGGTTGTTCAGACTCCAAATACTGTGCTTTCCACACCCTTCAG AACACCTTCTCATGGACAAGAAGGCTTAACTCCTCGTGGAGGGCTGACTCCTAAACCTGTGGTTGGGACAACTCCTGGTAGAACTCCACTGCGTGATAAATTAAATATCAACCCAGAAGAGGGAATGGCAGATTACAGTGACCCATCTTATGCAAAACAAATG GAGAGAGAGTCTCGTGAACACCTTCGCCTTGGACTGATGGCCCTACCTGCTCCAAAAAATGACTTTGAGATTGTTTTacctgaaaatgcagaaaaagaactTGAAGAACATGAAGTAGATGAAACCTTTGTAGAAGATGCTGCTGATATTGATGCCCGTAAGCAG GCTCTTCGAGAAGCAGAACGTGCAAAGGAACTGAAGAGAATGCACAAAGCTGTTCAGAAGAATCTGCCACGGCCCTCAGAA GTTAATGAAACAATACTGAGACCCTTAAATGTGGAACCACCTTTAACAGACTTGCAGAAAAGTGAAGAGCTGATAAAGAAAGAGATGATCACTATGCTTCATTTTGATCTTTTACACCACCCCTTTGGAGAACAGCCCATTGGTAAGAAGGGGAAAGGCCCAGGATTTGGAAGCAACAATGCAGAACACATGGCTTACTTGGAACAAAATCCTTATGAGAAGTTCTCCAAAGAGGATCTCAAGAAG GCACAGGAACTTCTGGCACAAGAGATGGAAGTGGTAAAGCAAGGAATGGGGCATGGAGAGCTCTCAAGTGAAGCTTATAACCAGGTGTGGGAAGAATGTTACAGCCAAGTGTTATACCTGCCTGGACAGAACCGCTACACCAGAGCCAACCTGGCCAGCAAAAAAGACAGGATAGAGTCACTTGAAAAGAGGCTTGAG ATAAACAGAGGACACATGACAACTGAAGCAAAGAGGGCTGCCAAGAtggagaagaaactgaagatttTGCTGGGTGGTTATCAGTCTCGAGCAATGGGCCTCATCAAACAGTTAAATGATTTGTGGGACCAAATTGAGCAGGCACATCTGGAGCTCCGTACATTTGAGGAACTGAAGAAACATGAAGATGCTGCAATCCCTAGGAGACTGGAG tgtctgAAGGAAGATGTGCAGCGacagcaggaaagagaaaaggagctCCAGCAGAGATTTTCTGACTTCATGTTGGATAAAGAGACTTTCCAAGCAAAGTATTAA